Proteins encoded together in one Cetobacterium somerae ATCC BAA-474 window:
- a CDS encoding LytS/YhcK type 5TM receptor domain-containing protein, with amino-acid sequence MFELAHKLFNTLGYIIAIAFFFSRFKSARSIFSREKYTKKDMLLLSLTFSSLAILGTYIGVDYKGAIANTRNIGVVVGGMLAGPEVAIISGIVAGIHRASVGVSRLTAIPCAIATILGGFITSYLYKKANSNNRSLLGFFAGVFVENLSMLFILLFAEDKILAMDIVKNLYLPMIFINGIGVAVIIIITEEILEEKEREAGTQAKLALEIANKTLPFFKKGESLDSICKILLESLKAEIVVITDKEVIIANASKNNNLCLKDREIQSEGTKKVLSSGEILIFDRNSEFNDFSYSEEGIKSCIIAPLFQDEKVSGTLKIYFKNEENITARKKYLAIGLSQLISTQLEISKMENLKTMARDAELKALQNQINPHFLFNALNTTASFVRFNPTRAREIIIDLSTYLRYNLENSVNLVPIKKELEQVKAYINIEKARFHNRFEIIYDFDEDLDTIKIPSLTIQPLVENSIKHGILKQRESGIVKISIKKVYLKCLVSIEDNGVGIDQDIINNINKKIEKNIGLKNVHNRLKLIYGKGLLIEKLEKGTKISFYINQEE; translated from the coding sequence ATGTTTGAATTAGCTCATAAACTTTTCAATACCCTCGGGTATATAATAGCTATCGCTTTTTTCTTCTCTCGATTTAAGAGTGCTCGTAGTATTTTTAGTAGAGAAAAATATACAAAAAAAGATATGCTTCTACTCTCGCTTACTTTTTCTAGTTTAGCTATCTTAGGAACTTATATTGGTGTTGATTACAAGGGAGCCATTGCTAATACAAGAAATATTGGTGTTGTCGTTGGTGGGATGCTTGCTGGTCCTGAAGTTGCTATAATCTCTGGTATTGTTGCTGGTATCCATAGAGCTTCTGTTGGTGTTAGCAGACTAACAGCTATTCCATGTGCTATAGCTACTATTCTTGGGGGATTTATAACAAGCTATTTATATAAAAAAGCAAACTCTAACAATAGATCTCTTTTGGGATTTTTTGCTGGTGTTTTTGTAGAAAACTTAAGTATGCTTTTTATACTTCTTTTTGCAGAAGATAAAATTCTTGCTATGGATATTGTAAAAAATTTATACCTTCCTATGATTTTTATAAATGGAATTGGAGTCGCCGTTATCATTATAATTACTGAAGAGATTTTAGAGGAGAAAGAAAGAGAAGCAGGAACACAAGCTAAACTAGCTCTTGAAATTGCTAATAAAACTTTACCCTTCTTTAAAAAAGGAGAATCTCTAGATAGTATCTGTAAAATTCTTTTAGAGTCCTTGAAAGCTGAGATTGTAGTTATAACTGATAAAGAAGTTATTATTGCTAATGCTTCTAAAAATAACAATCTTTGTCTTAAAGATAGAGAGATTCAAAGTGAAGGCACAAAAAAAGTTTTAAGTTCTGGTGAGATTTTAATTTTTGATAGAAATAGTGAATTTAATGATTTTTCCTATTCTGAAGAAGGTATCAAGTCTTGTATAATCGCTCCTCTTTTTCAAGATGAAAAAGTTTCTGGAACTTTAAAAATTTATTTTAAAAATGAAGAAAATATTACAGCACGAAAAAAATATTTAGCTATTGGTCTATCCCAATTAATTTCAACTCAATTAGAAATTAGTAAAATGGAAAATTTAAAAACTATGGCTAGAGATGCTGAATTAAAAGCTCTTCAAAATCAGATAAATCCACATTTTTTATTCAATGCTTTAAACACTACCGCGTCTTTTGTAAGATTTAATCCAACTAGGGCAAGGGAAATAATAATAGATTTATCAACTTATTTAAGATACAATCTTGAAAATTCTGTTAATTTAGTTCCAATAAAAAAGGAATTAGAACAAGTTAAAGCTTATATCAATATTGAAAAGGCACGTTTTCATAATCGATTTGAAATTATTTATGATTTTGATGAAGATTTAGATACAATAAAAATTCCCAGTTTAACAATTCAACCTCTTGTTGAAAATAGTATTAAACATGGTATTTTAAAACAAAGAGAAAGTGGAATAGTTAAAATTTCTATAAAAAAAGTTTATTTGAAATGTTTAGTTTCCATTGAAGATAACGGAGTTGGAATCGATCAAGATATTATTAATAATATTAATAAAAAAATTGAAAAAAATATTGGTCTAAAAAATGTTCACAATCGTTTAAAACTTATATATGGTAAAGGTTTATTAATTGAAAAACTTGAAAAAGGAACTAAAATATCATTTTATATAAATCAGGAGGAATAG
- a CDS encoding LytR/AlgR family response regulator transcription factor produces the protein MLNCVIIEDEFPAREELKYFINNNNNFQINKEFENPIDALKYIEGNNVDVVFLDINMPELDGMSLGKIIHRFNKNIKLVFITAYKDFAIDAFEIKAFDYILKPYSEERIIKVLNNLVEELDKNDNENLIKDFNIKKITVNLDSKMVVLSTDDILYIEADEKETHIFTASNMYTSKLKISQLENILSENIFFRGHRSYIVNIDKIVEVEPWFNGTYILKVSNCNFKIPVSRNKVKELKEILTIK, from the coding sequence ATGCTTAATTGTGTAATTATTGAAGATGAATTCCCTGCTAGAGAGGAGTTAAAATATTTTATTAATAACAACAATAATTTTCAAATCAATAAAGAGTTTGAAAATCCCATAGATGCCTTAAAGTATATTGAAGGAAATAATGTTGATGTTGTTTTCTTAGATATAAATATGCCAGAATTAGATGGGATGAGTTTAGGTAAAATCATACATCGATTTAACAAAAATATAAAGTTAGTTTTTATAACAGCATATAAAGATTTTGCAATAGATGCCTTTGAAATTAAAGCTTTTGATTATATTCTAAAACCTTATTCTGAAGAAAGAATTATAAAAGTTTTAAATAATTTAGTAGAAGAACTTGATAAAAATGATAATGAAAATCTAATTAAAGATTTTAATATCAAAAAAATAACTGTAAATCTAGATTCTAAAATGGTTGTTTTATCTACTGATGATATACTCTATATTGAAGCTGATGAAAAAGAAACTCATATTTTTACAGCATCTAATATGTATACCTCTAAATTAAAAATCTCACAACTTGAAAATATTTTATCAGAAAATATCTTTTTCAGAGGACATCGTTCTTATATTGTAAATATTGATAAGATTGTTGAAGTAGAACCCTGGTTTAATGGAACTTATATCTTGAAAGTTTCAAACTGTAACTTTAAAATTCCTGTTAGTAGAAATAAAGTTAAAGAGCTAAAAGAGATATTAACTATAAAATAA
- a CDS encoding carbon starvation CstA family protein, giving the protein MISFIGSLIALILGYVIYGKYVEKVFGVSENRETPAVRLADGVDYVELDWKKAFLIQFLNIAGLGPIFGAVAGALWGPAAFLWIVFGCIFAGATHDYLSGMLSVRHDGATIAEIVGHYLGDNAKKIMRVFSVVLLVLVGVVFVNGPAGILASMTSINTLTWVAVIVAYYMLATVLPVDKLIGKIYPIFGASLIIMGIGIGGGLILKGYNIPEISMVNLHPKGTSIYPYLFITIACGAISGFHATQSPLMARCMKNEKEGRRIFYGSMIAEGVIALVWAAAAMTFFGGTEGLMNAGPAGVVVNTISNSILGKVGGALALLGVVACPITSGDTAFRSARLAIADAINYKQGPVKNRFIIAIPLFAVGIGLCFIDFAIIWRYFAWANQTLATIALWAGAVYLANEGKNHWIATIPGVFMTAVVTTYILIAPEGFRLSETIGYVVGIAGAIVALGLFLKKINKKEAVKA; this is encoded by the coding sequence ATGATTAGTTTTATAGGATCATTAATAGCTTTAATTTTAGGTTATGTAATTTATGGAAAGTATGTTGAAAAAGTATTTGGAGTAAGTGAAAACAGAGAAACTCCTGCAGTGCGTTTAGCAGATGGAGTAGATTATGTTGAATTAGATTGGAAGAAAGCTTTTTTAATTCAGTTTTTAAATATAGCTGGATTAGGACCAATATTTGGTGCAGTAGCAGGAGCTTTATGGGGACCAGCAGCATTTTTATGGATAGTTTTTGGATGTATATTTGCAGGAGCAACACATGATTATTTATCAGGTATGTTATCTGTTAGACATGATGGTGCAACAATAGCAGAGATTGTAGGTCATTATCTGGGAGATAATGCAAAAAAAATAATGAGAGTATTCTCAGTTGTTTTACTAGTATTAGTAGGAGTTGTATTTGTAAATGGACCAGCAGGAATTTTAGCAAGTATGACAAGTATAAATACATTGACATGGGTAGCAGTAATAGTAGCTTATTATATGTTAGCAACAGTTCTTCCTGTAGATAAGTTAATTGGAAAAATTTATCCAATATTTGGAGCATCATTAATAATAATGGGAATTGGAATTGGTGGAGGATTAATTTTAAAAGGATATAATATTCCAGAAATTTCAATGGTAAATCTTCATCCAAAAGGAACATCTATATATCCATATTTATTTATAACAATAGCTTGTGGAGCAATATCAGGATTCCATGCAACACAATCTCCGTTGATGGCTAGATGTATGAAAAATGAAAAAGAAGGTAGAAGAATATTTTATGGTTCAATGATAGCAGAAGGAGTTATAGCACTAGTTTGGGCAGCAGCAGCGATGACATTCTTTGGAGGAACAGAAGGATTAATGAATGCTGGTCCAGCAGGAGTTGTAGTAAATACAATATCAAATAGTATTTTAGGTAAAGTTGGAGGAGCTTTAGCACTATTAGGAGTTGTAGCATGTCCAATAACATCTGGAGATACAGCTTTTAGAAGTGCTAGATTAGCTATTGCAGATGCAATAAACTATAAGCAAGGGCCTGTAAAAAATAGATTTATAATTGCAATACCATTATTTGCAGTAGGAATTGGATTATGTTTTATAGATTTTGCAATAATTTGGAGATATTTTGCTTGGGCAAATCAAACATTAGCTACAATAGCTTTATGGGCAGGAGCAGTTTATTTAGCAAATGAAGGAAAAAATCACTGGATTGCAACAATTCCAGGAGTATTTATGACAGCAGTTGTTACTACATATATATTAATAGCACCAGAAGGATTTAGATTATCAGAAACAATAGGATATGTAGTTGGTATAGCAGGAGCAATAGTTGCTTTAGGATTATTCTTAAAGAAGATAAATAAAAAAGAGGCTGTTAAAGCATAA
- a CDS encoding EI24 domain-containing protein yields the protein MEKIRLMLESYLKAPGIIKKLKLSWGYFIGGVVGIIILIFFYWLSAYIGDWIFNKINIIFDVKSYAGLFRWLIIFIIRTIMVAIEYFFFKTILLGILAPFFSYISEKIENYQEGTEYRFTLKENFNFILRGIKIASKSFVKEIIYTFIVILLGFIPIVNLIVPILIFLIQSYFISYNFVDYTLERRRFSPEESAKFMKENRMVFTLGGGIFTLIYFIPVIGIVIGPIISIVAFTMTTLKILKLQNVIKE from the coding sequence ATGGAGAAAATAAGATTAATGTTAGAAAGTTATTTAAAAGCTCCCGGAATTATAAAAAAATTAAAATTATCATGGGGATATTTTATAGGAGGAGTTGTAGGGATAATAATATTAATATTTTTTTATTGGCTTTCAGCTTATATTGGAGATTGGATCTTCAATAAAATAAATATTATTTTTGATGTTAAGAGTTATGCAGGTTTATTTAGATGGCTTATTATTTTTATAATTAGAACAATAATGGTAGCTATTGAATATTTCTTTTTTAAAACAATACTTTTAGGTATATTGGCTCCATTTTTTAGCTATATTTCAGAAAAAATTGAAAACTATCAAGAAGGAACTGAATATAGATTTACTTTAAAAGAAAATTTTAATTTTATACTTAGAGGTATAAAAATAGCAAGTAAAAGCTTTGTAAAAGAAATAATTTACACTTTTATTGTAATTTTATTAGGTTTTATACCTATCGTAAACTTAATCGTTCCTATTTTGATTTTTTTAATACAAAGTTATTTTATATCGTATAATTTTGTTGATTACACTTTAGAAAGACGTAGATTTTCTCCAGAAGAGAGTGCCAAATTTATGAAGGAAAATAGAATGGTATTTACTTTAGGAGGCGGAATATTTACGTTGATATATTTTATCCCTGTTATAGGTATAGTTATAGGACCTATTATTAGTATTGTTGCTTTTACAATGACAACATTGAAAATTTTGAAGCTCCAAAATGTAATTAAGGAGTAA
- a CDS encoding OmpA family protein encodes MRNKKIMAMLLLTTSLLGACSSATPTNKKTSGTVKGAAAGALIGQLVGKDTKGTLIGAGIGALAGLGWGAYKDAQYKEFLNALNSTNITVTNNKDNINLRLPGESSFKSGSAVLNGGFYAPLNSIAYIMNKYPETKIQVSGYTDNTGNPNSNLNLSLQRAQSVANYLAAQGVSPSRISSIGYGDRNPVASNATPEGRALNRRVEINIYQQ; translated from the coding sequence ATGAGAAACAAAAAAATAATGGCTATGTTATTATTAACAACATCTTTATTAGGAGCATGTAGCTCAGCAACACCAACAAATAAAAAAACTAGTGGTACTGTAAAAGGTGCAGCAGCAGGTGCACTAATAGGTCAGCTAGTTGGAAAAGATACAAAGGGAACTTTGATAGGAGCTGGAATAGGAGCTTTAGCAGGACTAGGATGGGGAGCGTACAAAGATGCTCAGTATAAAGAGTTCTTAAATGCTTTAAACAGTACAAATATAACAGTTACTAACAATAAAGATAATATAAATTTAAGATTACCAGGAGAATCATCATTTAAGAGTGGTAGTGCTGTTTTAAACGGTGGATTCTATGCACCATTAAATTCAATAGCATATATTATGAATAAATATCCAGAGACAAAAATTCAAGTTTCAGGATATACTGATAACACAGGAAATCCTAACTCAAATTTAAATTTATCACTACAAAGAGCCCAAAGTGTAGCTAACTATTTAGCGGCACAAGGTGTATCACCAAGTAGAATTTCTAGCATAGGTTATGGAGATAGAAATCCAGTTGCTTCAAATGCTACTCCAGAAGGAAGAGCATTAAATAGAAGAGTAGAAATAAATATATACCAACAATAA
- the nox gene encoding H2O-forming NADH oxidase, with protein sequence MSKIVVVGANHAGTAAINTILSNYPNEEVVVFDKNSNISFLGCGMALWIGKQISGPEGLFYSSKEKLECNGAKVHMETEIKKVDFENKVVYGINKDGIEVSESYDKLILSTGSLPIDLPIPGKDLKNVQFVKLYQHAEDVIKKLENQDLKNIVVVGAGYIGVELAEAFQRCGKNVELVDLSDSCLSGYYDLEFREMMKENLVKNGINVNFGEKVLELKGTDKVEEVITDKKTYKADMVILAVGFIPNNILGKESLELFRNGAYKVDLTQKTSLNDVYAIGDCATIYDNSIEDTNYIALATNAVRSGIVAAHNVCGTELESIGVQGSNGISIYGLNMVSTGLTLEKAIKLGYDAVATEFADLQKPGFIEHDNDKVFLKIVYDKNTRRVLGAQMASRQDISMGIHMFSLAIQEKVTIDKIKLLDIFFLPHFNQPYNYITMAALGAK encoded by the coding sequence ATGAGTAAAATAGTAGTAGTTGGAGCAAATCATGCTGGAACAGCGGCAATCAACACAATTTTATCAAATTACCCAAATGAAGAGGTTGTAGTATTTGATAAAAATTCAAACATCAGTTTTTTAGGGTGTGGAATGGCGTTATGGATTGGAAAACAAATATCAGGGCCTGAAGGATTATTCTACTCTTCTAAAGAAAAATTAGAGTGTAATGGAGCCAAAGTTCATATGGAAACTGAAATTAAAAAAGTAGATTTTGAAAATAAAGTTGTATATGGAATAAATAAAGATGGTATTGAAGTGTCGGAAAGTTATGATAAATTAATATTATCAACAGGTTCATTGCCAATAGATTTACCAATTCCAGGTAAGGATTTAAAAAATGTTCAATTTGTTAAGTTATATCAACATGCTGAAGATGTAATAAAAAAATTAGAAAATCAAGATTTAAAGAATATTGTAGTAGTTGGAGCAGGGTACATAGGTGTTGAATTAGCAGAAGCTTTCCAAAGATGTGGAAAAAATGTAGAGCTAGTTGATTTAAGTGATAGTTGTTTATCGGGATACTATGATTTAGAATTTAGAGAAATGATGAAAGAAAACCTTGTGAAAAATGGAATAAATGTAAATTTTGGAGAGAAAGTTTTAGAGTTAAAAGGAACAGACAAAGTAGAAGAAGTAATAACTGATAAAAAAACATATAAAGCAGATATGGTTATTTTAGCAGTTGGATTTATACCAAATAATATCTTAGGAAAAGAATCTTTAGAACTATTTAGAAATGGTGCTTATAAAGTTGATTTAACTCAAAAAACAAGTTTAAATGATGTTTATGCTATAGGAGATTGTGCAACAATATATGATAATTCTATAGAAGATACAAATTATATAGCTTTAGCAACAAACGCAGTTCGTTCAGGAATTGTTGCAGCTCATAATGTGTGTGGAACAGAACTTGAAAGTATAGGTGTTCAAGGGTCAAATGGAATTTCAATTTATGGATTAAACATGGTTTCGACAGGATTAACACTAGAAAAAGCTATAAAATTAGGATATGATGCTGTAGCCACAGAGTTTGCAGATTTACAAAAACCTGGATTTATAGAGCATGATAATGATAAAGTATTTTTAAAAATAGTTTACGATAAAAATACAAGAAGAGTTTTAGGTGCTCAAATGGCATCAAGACAAGATATTTCTATGGGAATTCATATGTTCTCATTAGCTATTCAAGAAAAAGTGACAATAGATAAAATAAAATTATTAGATATATTCTTCTTACCTCATTTTAATCAACCATACAACTATATTACTATGGCAGCATTAGGAGCGAAGTAG
- a CDS encoding YfcC family protein, whose product MKKERKMFSAYTIVFIFLVITGALTWIVPQSVVVSNNGVKEVIYNAIVNDAGEVVKGLGRQPAGIWNILMAPIQGFEKSSSVSIAILMAGAFLGLINSVGAMDAGIGALLKKYTGTTLIAILMFVFAVFGSVFGFWEEIPAFSIVIVPLFVLAGYDVITGLAVLTVGATAGNMASVVNPFSTGAAIGAIGNPELSLGSGMVLRLILFVLLYAIGLFFTVKYANEVKKNKEKSLVADIDVKTMTHEQGHLPELTKKRFWSIMVLIGIIVLLILGYMPWYEIKFADGSNFQDIINAPIYLLAKIPLLGDILGAKYITPLGDWYFGEFSFVFFLGSILIGFINKIPEDKFVKEFASGAKDLLGVVLVLAIANGISVLMGSKTSGMSVTFVYWIQSALQGIPAWAFSVATILAYVGIGCFLQSTSGVAGITMPILGAVAMALFQNSNVGVIGGQIMLISAFTLGINFMSGIYPSATTMGTLELFNVPYDRYLKFVLKIFITMLAAGCILISVSQFLGLI is encoded by the coding sequence TTGAAAAAAGAAAGAAAGATGTTTAGTGCATATACTATTGTTTTTATATTTTTAGTAATAACAGGGGCTTTAACTTGGATAGTTCCACAATCAGTTGTTGTAAGTAATAATGGCGTAAAAGAAGTAATCTATAATGCTATTGTTAATGATGCTGGAGAAGTAGTAAAAGGTTTGGGTCGTCAGCCAGCAGGAATTTGGAATATTTTAATGGCACCAATACAAGGATTTGAAAAATCAAGTTCAGTAAGTATTGCAATTTTAATGGCTGGAGCTTTTTTAGGATTAATAAATTCTGTAGGTGCAATGGATGCTGGAATTGGAGCGTTGCTAAAAAAATATACAGGAACTACTTTAATAGCAATTTTAATGTTTGTTTTTGCTGTTTTTGGTAGTGTGTTTGGATTTTGGGAAGAGATACCCGCATTTTCAATTGTTATAGTGCCTTTATTTGTTTTGGCAGGATATGATGTGATAACAGGATTGGCTGTTTTAACAGTTGGAGCAACAGCTGGTAATATGGCGAGTGTTGTAAATCCATTTTCAACAGGAGCAGCTATTGGAGCAATTGGAAATCCCGAGCTTTCTTTAGGAAGTGGAATGGTATTGAGATTAATTTTATTTGTACTTCTTTATGCCATTGGACTATTTTTTACAGTTAAGTATGCAAATGAAGTTAAAAAAAATAAAGAAAAATCTCTTGTAGCTGATATTGATGTAAAAACTATGACTCACGAGCAAGGACATCTTCCTGAATTAACTAAGAAAAGATTTTGGTCAATTATGGTATTAATAGGAATTATAGTTTTATTAATATTAGGTTATATGCCTTGGTATGAAATTAAGTTTGCAGATGGATCTAACTTTCAAGATATTATAAATGCACCGATATATTTATTAGCAAAAATACCATTATTAGGAGATATATTAGGAGCTAAATACATCACTCCTCTTGGAGATTGGTATTTTGGAGAGTTTTCTTTTGTGTTCTTTTTAGGATCAATTTTAATAGGATTTATAAATAAAATTCCTGAAGATAAATTTGTAAAAGAATTTGCATCAGGTGCGAAAGATTTATTAGGGGTTGTATTAGTTTTAGCAATAGCTAATGGAATATCTGTTTTAATGGGAAGTAAAACTTCAGGAATGTCAGTAACGTTTGTATATTGGATTCAATCAGCATTACAAGGAATACCAGCTTGGGCATTCTCAGTGGCTACAATTTTAGCATATGTTGGAATTGGATGTTTCTTACAATCAACAAGTGGAGTAGCAGGAATAACAATGCCTATACTTGGAGCAGTTGCAATGGCATTATTTCAAAATTCCAATGTAGGAGTTATAGGTGGACAGATAATGTTGATATCAGCATTTACACTAGGTATAAATTTTATGTCTGGAATTTATCCCAGTGCAACAACCATGGGAACTTTAGAGTTATTTAATGTTCCATATGATAGATATTTAAAATTTGTATTAAAGATATTTATAACAATGTTAGCAGCAGGATGTATATTAATTTCAGTATCACAATTTTTAGGATTAATTTAA
- a CDS encoding Sapep family Mn(2+)-dependent dipeptidase: MNTKIQEKERLYKKMEENFPKFLKDLDRIVSIPSFLKENDDRFPFGEDIQKALETMLDICKELGLKTFIDPEGYYGYAEIGEGEKLVGVLGHLDVVPPGDLNKWENPPFEPIIKDGKYYGRGSQDDKGPTLAAIYALKTLLDCGFNLNYRVRFIFGTDEENLWRDMPRYVEKEEMPTVGFTPDSKFPLIYAEKGLLQCKLTAKNQSGMVFKGGDAFNSVPSSILVEKTAGLVQALDKLKYEYTEKDNKIEIIGKSVHAQVAETGVNAINRYLHALSLSGVETKSGKFIVENLIGYNFAEPIFGEVKDEHSGELKFNVGKIEFTPENEILCIDMRIPVTYDKEIIVKTLTEKAKEYGFEYSQHDYLKSIYTPLDSELVKTLMGAYQEVTGDMESQPIAGGGATYARAINNCVAFGYVLPNSPKTEHQPNEYIILDDMKMAMKIYMKAFEKFRV, translated from the coding sequence ATGAACACAAAAATTCAAGAAAAAGAAAGATTGTATAAGAAGATGGAAGAAAATTTTCCTAAATTTTTAAAGGATTTAGACAGAATAGTTTCAATTCCTAGTTTTTTGAAAGAGAACGATGATAGATTCCCTTTTGGCGAGGATATTCAAAAAGCTCTAGAAACAATGTTAGATATTTGTAAGGAGTTAGGATTAAAGACGTTTATAGACCCAGAAGGATATTATGGGTATGCTGAAATTGGAGAAGGAGAAAAATTAGTTGGAGTTTTAGGACACTTAGATGTTGTACCTCCAGGAGATTTAAATAAGTGGGAAAATCCTCCATTTGAGCCAATAATAAAAGATGGTAAATATTATGGAAGAGGATCACAAGATGATAAAGGCCCAACATTAGCAGCTATTTATGCTTTAAAAACACTTTTAGATTGCGGTTTTAATTTAAACTATAGAGTGAGATTTATATTTGGAACGGATGAAGAAAATTTATGGAGAGACATGCCTAGATATGTTGAAAAAGAGGAGATGCCTACAGTTGGATTTACACCTGATTCTAAATTTCCTTTAATATATGCTGAAAAAGGATTATTACAATGTAAATTAACAGCAAAAAATCAAAGTGGAATGGTATTTAAAGGTGGTGATGCTTTTAACTCAGTTCCTTCAAGTATTTTAGTTGAAAAAACAGCAGGATTAGTGCAAGCTTTGGATAAATTAAAATATGAGTATACAGAAAAAGATAATAAAATTGAAATTATAGGAAAAAGTGTTCATGCTCAAGTAGCTGAAACTGGAGTAAACGCTATAAACAGATATCTACATGCTTTGAGTTTAAGTGGAGTAGAAACAAAATCGGGTAAATTTATAGTTGAGAATTTAATTGGATATAACTTTGCAGAGCCAATATTTGGAGAAGTTAAAGATGAGCACTCGGGAGAGTTGAAATTTAATGTTGGTAAAATTGAATTTACACCAGAGAATGAGATTTTATGTATAGATATGAGAATTCCAGTTACTTATGATAAAGAAATAATTGTTAAGACTTTAACTGAAAAAGCAAAGGAATATGGATTTGAGTATTCTCAACATGATTATTTAAAGTCTATATATACTCCTCTTGACTCAGAGTTAGTAAAAACACTAATGGGAGCGTACCAAGAAGTAACTGGTGATATGGAATCTCAGCCGATAGCTGGAGGTGGAGCAACATACGCTAGAGCGATAAATAATTGTGTGGCATTCGGATATGTTTTACCAAATAGTCCTAAGACAGAGCATCAACCTAATGAGTATATAATTTTAGATGATATGAAAATGGCTATGAAAATATATATGAAAGCTTTTGAAAAATTTAGAGTTTAA